From the genome of Plasmodium malariae genome assembly, contig: PmUG01_00_16, whole genome shotgun sequence, one region includes:
- the PmUG01_00034400 gene encoding STP1 protein, protein MEKCFSLHISVRGKSFFRFLRDQDFKNITKNIIEKTSLLNNENNKEEFRKKCLDLANYVIHNKIAPSYHNQVIWERAIKGWVESHYEKLNKYGGCPLILEEKDKNFLKMKYEEVDFCEKKNEYLKEIKRLSKKSKDSYRYSNKCNEYNEWIGQMKKHFEAKKSLFGTCYGTKNKKKQNKESSEFTCDLMNDQTFEQPTYCPPVDKLQPREGESENVQIVSQTKDKEKKGESPVLHDSPEQAEPTEGAATNQMNHDTKHNQHEEKNKEELEPPSAPEAQTQAHLSSLESPSNEVEANSENSLQSPTQAVFSNSQPFTEVSGEFVSLASVPLDTNPENPSKSTLSSTISKSPPSSLASTIPSVTSGQLKKKRRIKRRQPTFLKILIPSHSDRIKEFLNHNHLEHPCYDDEEITKKIKIREHKMIKNLRESKQKKERSKTIIEVHMEVLQEWKNEEWNYKKREFLEICLEVFTKELYGLYPNLTNDELIMENIKSSNDIEKQKNLWNKWIERHRNISEKLNKVDWYNNLKNEWKKEKFYIKEMEELKNISSNKNQYNLFLEKEKNLWKKWISKKAEIIEQHFEQDCFKGLTEEYQNLLNEYKNDEYENDVSIINIEELEHKENYEELYKYIKTKLLSKLCILVLMTILEECKKEEYIEDRELHLDSSINERKTKKNSVKKKKLQIYLFKSILMFMKMVKIRIFIII, encoded by the exons ATGGAAAAATGTTTTTCCTTG cACATCAGTGTTAGAGGAAAAAGTTTTTTCAGATTTCTTCGAGATCaagattttaaaaatattactaaaaatataattgagAAAACgagtttattaaataatgagaataataaagaagaatTTAGGAAAAAATGCCTAGATTTGGCTAATTATGTAATTCATAATAAGATAGCACCCTCATATCATAATCAAGTAATTTGGGAAAGAGCAATAAAGGGTTGGGTAGAATCTCACTATGAAAAGCTGAATAAATATGGAGGATGCCCTTTGATTTTAgaggaaaaagataaaaactttttaaaaatgaaatatgaaGAAGTAGATTTCtgtgaaaagaaaaatgaatacctaaaagaaataaaacgtttaagtaaaaaatcaAAGGATTCTTATCGTTATTCAAACAAATgtaatgaatataatgaatGGATTGGACAGATGAAAAAACATTTTGAAGCAAAGAAAAGCCTTTTTGGAACATGCTACggaacaaaaaacaaaaaaaaacaaaacaaagaaaGTTCAGAATTTACATGCGACTTAATGAATGATCAAACATTCGAACAACCTACTTACTGTCCCCCAGTAGATAAATTACAACCTCGTGAAGGTGAATCTGAAAATGTACAAATAGTTTCACAAAcaaaagataaagaaaaaaagggggaATCACCTGTATTACATGATTCACCCGAACAAGCTGAACCTACAGAGGGAGCTGCCACTAATCAAATGAATCATGATACAAAACATAATCAAcatgaagagaaaaataaagaagaactGGAACCTCCATCTGCACCTGAAGCACAAACGCAAGCTCATTTATCATCACTTGAATCTCCTTCTAATGAAGTTGAAGCTAATTCTGAAAATTCTTTACAGTCTCCGACACAAGCAGTTTTCTCAAATTCCCAACCATTCACAGAAGTATCAGGTGAATTTGTATCTCTTGCTTCAGTTCCACTAGATACAAATCCAGAAAATCCTTCCAAAAGTACTCTATCTTCTACAATATCAAAATCCCCTCCAAGTTCTTTAGCTTCAACTATACCTTCTGTAACTTCAG gacagttaaaaaaaaaaagaaggataAAAAGAAGACAACCAACATTTCTTAAAATACTAATACCTTCACATTCGGAcagaataaaagaatttttaaatcatAATCATTTGGAACACCCATGTtatgatgatgaagaaattactaaaaaaataaaaatacgtGAACATaagatgataaaaaatttacgtGAGTCGaagcaaaaaaaggaaaggtctaaaactattatagaagtacatatggaagtacttcaagaatggaaaaatgaagaatggaattacaaaaaaagagaatttttagaaatatgcTTAGAAGTGTTCACAAAAGAGTTATATGGACTTTATCCTAATTTAACAAATGATGAACtaataatggaaaatattaaaagtagcaatgatattgaaaaacaaaaaaatttatggaataaatggatagaaagacatagaaatatttctgaaaaattgaataaagtGGACTggtataataatttgaaaaatgaatggaaaaaagaaaaattttacataaaagaaatggaagaattaaaaaatatatcatcgaataaaaatcaatataatctatttttggaaaaagagaaaaatttGTGGAAAAAGTGGATATCAAAAAAGGCGGAGATTATAGAACAACATTTTGAACAAGATTGTTTTAAAGGATTAACTGAGGAATACCAGAATTTgctaaatgaatataaaaatgatgaatacGAAAATGATGTgtcaataataaatatagaagaattggaacataaagaaaattatgaagaattatataaatatataaaaacaaaattactATCAAAACTTTGTATATTAGTACTTATGACAATATTAGAAGAATGCAAAAAAGAAGAGTATATAGAAGATAGAGAATTACATTTAGATAGTTCCATAAATGAAAggaaaactaaaaaaaattcagtaaaaaaaaagaaattacagatatatttattcaaaagCATATTAATGTTTAtgaaaatggtaaaaataaggatattcataataatatag